The Mesorhizobium sp. NBSH29 genome has a segment encoding these proteins:
- a CDS encoding outer membrane protein translates to MKANMKFARSTAAAFGLIALGMAPAFAADAVMEDAPVPAAPMEVAPINTWSGPYAGVTLGYGFSSRTEVGDPSLRIDTDGFLAHGFAGYQIENNGIVYGLEGDLGYGGYKGENAGIESKAGLDGSLRARLGVAVTPDVLIYGTAGGALQNIELRDQITGSNDSNTHLGWTAGVGTDVKITQQVFGRLEYRYTDLGSKDYAINGATVESDSRNHRVMFGLGMKF, encoded by the coding sequence ATGAAAGCCAATATGAAGTTCGCGCGTTCTACCGCGGCCGCCTTCGGGCTCATCGCACTCGGTATGGCCCCGGCCTTCGCAGCTGATGCTGTCATGGAAGATGCACCGGTGCCTGCTGCCCCTATGGAAGTGGCTCCGATCAACACCTGGTCCGGCCCATACGCCGGTGTGACCCTTGGCTACGGCTTTTCTAGCCGAACCGAGGTCGGTGATCCATCATTGAGGATCGACACCGATGGCTTCCTGGCACACGGCTTCGCCGGATATCAGATTGAGAACAACGGCATCGTCTACGGTCTCGAAGGCGATCTGGGTTACGGTGGCTACAAAGGTGAAAACGCCGGTATTGAATCAAAGGCAGGGCTCGACGGCTCGCTGCGTGCCCGCCTCGGCGTCGCTGTGACACCGGACGTCCTGATCTATGGTACCGCTGGTGGCGCATTGCAGAACATTGAGCTGCGGGATCAGATCACGGGCAGCAATGACAGCAACACCCATCTGGGCTGGACAGCTGGTGTTGGTACTGATGTGAAGATCACCCAGCAGGTGTTTGGCCGCCTTGAATACCGCTACACCGACCTTGGTTCGAAGGATTACGCGATCAACGGCGCAACTGTAGAATCAGATTCGCGCAACCACCGCGTGATGTTCGGCCTTGGTATGAAGTTCTAA